A stretch of DNA from Kangiella sediminilitoris:
AAACAACGTCTTAGCTGAATCGAAACTCAAGCCAGGTGGACATGATTATAAAGCACTAAAGAATATCCTGGAGACCTATCCAAGAGATGAGTTATTCCAGATTCCCACACTAAAGCTATTGGACATCGTTATGGGTATTTTGCATATCCAGGAACGACGTCAAGTAAGAGCATTTGTGCGCCGTGACCCATTTGGTCGCTATTTCTCCGTCTTAACCTTTGTTCCAAGGGATACTTACAATACTCGTATCCGACTTAAGATGACCGATATTCTATCAGAAACGTTTAGTAGCAAAGGTGAGATAGAGTTTACTACTTACTTTTCTGAGTCGAATCTGGTTCGAACCCACTTCCGTGTTCCTGTTGAAAATACTGAGTCTATTAGCTACGACCTGGATGAATTACAGGAAAAACTCGAACGCTCAGCTATGAGCTGGGAGGAAGTGTTAACGGACGAAATTAATAAAAGGTATGAAGGCGATAAGGCTGCGTTACTACTGAAGAAGTATCGTGAGGCCTTTCCACCTAGCTTCCAGAATCAGCAAAGTGTTGAATCTGCCATGGTGGATATTGATAACATCGAGGAACTAAGCGACGACTGGCCTTTAGGCATGTTCCTTTACCGACTTCAGGACGATGAGTCTCTTCGCTTTAAGCTTTACCATAAAGATACTCCTTTGGCGCTATCAGCTGTGATGCCTATGTTAGAGAACATGGGGCTTACAGTTATTGATGAAACGCCTTATGAAGTATCTTCTGAGCGGCTTGGCGATTACCGGATTCTTGATTTTGATGTGCGCTATGAAGAAGCGGATATTGATGTTGAACAGATTCGTGACAATTTCCATAAGGCTTTTGCGAAGGCTTGGTACAAGCAGGCAGAGAACGATGGTTTTAATCGTCTCATTCTTGCTGGTGGTTTGGATTGGCGTCAAGTTGCGGTGTTACGCGCTTACGCAAAATACATGTGGCAGATTAACTTCACCTTTAGCCAAGTTTATATTGAGCAAACCCTGGCACAATATCCTGAAATCGCCAACAGTATCGTCGAGTTGTTTGAGCTAAAGTTTAATCCAAATGATGAATTTAGCCAGCGCCGATACGCACTGAAGAAGAGTCAGCTACTGAAAGAAGTCCAGGAAGTAGAGAGCCTTGATCAGGATAAGATCATCAATAAATATATTGAGTTGATAGAAGCAACTCTACGTACCAACTTCTTCCAGCCCGATGAAGATGGAAAGGATAAGCCCTATATTTCCTTCAAGCTCAATCCAAGCATTATTACGGATATGCCGAAACCGGTATTGATGTATGAAATATTTGTTTATTCACCTCGCGTAGAAGGTGTTCACCTGCGAGGCGGGAAGGTCGCACGAGGTGGTTTACGCTGGTCAGATCGTCGCGAAGATTTCCGCACCGAAATTTTAGGCCTGGTAAAAGCGCAGCAGGTTAAAAACTCTGTGATTGTTCCTGTTGGTGCCAAAGGTGGTTTTGTATGTAAGCAATTACCAACCTCTGATAATAGAGAGGCCTACTTCGCAGAAGGGGTTGAGTGTTATAAAACTTTTATCAGAGCGTTGCTTGATATTACTGATAACTACGTCAACGATAAGTTGGTTCACCCACGTGATGTGGTGGTTCATGATGAACCTGATGCCTATCTGGTGGTTGCTGCTGATAAGGGTACTGCGACATTCTCAGACATAGCTAATGGTATTTCTGAAGAGTATGGTCATTGGTTAGGCGATGCATTCGCTTCGGGTGGCAGTAATGGCTATGACCATAAAGCTATGGGTATTACCGCCAAGGGCGCCTGGGAATCAGTGAAGCAACATTTCCGTGAAATGGGTGTTGACTGTCAAAATGAAGACTTCACTGTCGTTGCTTGTGGTGACATGTCAGGAGACGTTTTTGGTAATGGCATGCTGTTATCGAAGCATATCCGTTTGCAGGTTGCGTTTAACCATATGCATATTTTTGTTGACCCAAACCCAGATGCTGCTACCAGCTATAAAGAGCGTGAACGGTTATTTAACCTCTCTCGTTCGGGTTGGAACGACTACAAGACCGATCTTATTTCAAAAGGTGGGGGAGTATTCGAGCGCAGCGCTAAGAAGATAGATTTGACACCTGAGATTCAAGAAATGTTAGGTGTTAAAGCGAAAAGTTTATCACCTACCGAATTCATACACGCTGCTTTAAAGATGAAGGCTGATCTTTTCTGGAATGGAGGTATTGGTACTTACGTCAAATCCAGCAAAGAAAGCCATCAGCAGGTTGGTGACAGAGCAAATGACAGTTTGCGTGTTGATGGTAAAGATATGCAAGTTAAGGTAATTGGTGAAGGTGGTAACCTTGGCTGTACTCAACTTGGCCGAATCGAGTATATGCAGCATGGCGGACGTGCCAACGCAGACTTCATAGATAATGCCGGTGGTGTTAACTGCTCTGACAATGAAGTTAATATTAAAATTTTATTGAACGGTGTCGTCAGTGATGGCGCCCTTACGGTTAAAAAACGTAATAACTTACTGGCTAGAATGACTGATGAAGTGTCTGATATCGTGATTGAAGATAATTATCGTCAAACACAATCTATCAGCATTACTGAGTCGCGTGCTCCGGCTATGGTTAAAGAGCATATGCGCTTTATCCATGGCCTTGAGAAAAGCGTGAATCTTGACCGCAAGCTGGAATTCTTACCAACAGATGAAGAGCTCCTTGAGCGTGAAGCTAATGGCCGAGGCCTGACCAGGGCTGAACTTGCCGTCTTGTTGGCTTACGGAAAGATTGAGCTCAAAGATTCGTTGTGTATCCCAGAAGTCACAGAAAACAGTTATTTTGAAAGCTATCTTTTTGAGTATTTCCCAAAGCCACTACGCAAAAACTACGCTGAAAACATGTTAAAGCATCCTCTAAAGGATGAAATTATTGCCATGAGCCTTGCTAATGAAATGGTTAATCTCATGGGTACAAACTTTGTTTTCCGAGTTATTGACGAGGTTGGTGCAAATATCGGCGAGGTAGCCCAGTGTTACGTAATGGCTAAAGAAACTTTCGACCTAAAAGGACTGTTTGAAAGTATTGAGGCGCTGGATAATAAGATACCTGCCAGCGAACAAAGCAAGATGATGTTCCAGGCAAGACGAATAGTACGTCGTGCGACACGATGGTTTGTTCGTAACCGCAGTAAGGACCAGACTATTGAAGAAGTTGTCAATTTCTTCAGGAAGGGTGTTGCTGAGCTTCAGAAAAACGTACATAAGACACTTGAAGCCAAAGAAGCTGACGGGATTGAAAAAGAAATCAAAGCTCTGGTTGAACGGGGAGTTCCTGAGAAGCTTGCTAAACAGGTTGGCTATCTCAGTACCATGTTCTCAGCGATGGATATTATTGAGTTGTCGACACAGTATGACTTACCAATTCTGAATGTTGCAGAAGTTTACTACAAACTTGGGGCTGAGATTGACTTACACTGGTTCCTCAACCAGATCATAGCGCAACCGGTTAGTAATCACTGGCAGGCTTTCGCACGAGCTGCATTCCGTGAGGAGCTGGACTATCAGCAACGAAACTTAATTGAGGCGGTCCTGCCTTTAACCTCTCAATATAAGGCAGCAGATACTCGCATTAAGCACTTCCTGAGCGATCACGATGACCTGTTATCACGTTGGCGCGAGATGGTTAGTGACTTTAAGCAAAGCAGTACCCATGAGTTCGCCAAGTTCTCAGTGGCTCTGAGGGAGCTTCAGATTCTTGTTCAGCGAAGTCATCGCTTAATTAAGTAGTCCTATTAAGCCCGGGTTTCCGGGCTTTTTTATAAAAAAAGCACAATTGCCATAATT
This window harbors:
- a CDS encoding NAD-glutamate dehydrogenase; translated protein: MASVTNSSELLENIQQICEKQFSKRQAELVKQFSELIYLSVSEDEFAERNPQQIFSAISSLWTFIQDFDGSSKVRVFNPNQEEDGWESRYSIIQINHKDIPFLVDSIRMELNRHGIDVHLHVHVPMYVKRTKTGRVSSLDVSYDKDSEHNENIETPMYLEVERIIDPKVMQAVEEDLVRILRDVRSTVSDWKPMRDKMISIISDLESEPPPLRQDRIEEAVDFLKWVKENHFVFMGSRTYDLLGEGDDLHLKSVKGSGLGILADERKYSEYHLSRSPKGAKKLALSREHILVLTKTSTLSTVHRSSHIDYIGVKRFNDKGEVIGEHRFFGLFTSAAYNMDPQLIPVLRKKINNVLAESKLKPGGHDYKALKNILETYPRDELFQIPTLKLLDIVMGILHIQERRQVRAFVRRDPFGRYFSVLTFVPRDTYNTRIRLKMTDILSETFSSKGEIEFTTYFSESNLVRTHFRVPVENTESISYDLDELQEKLERSAMSWEEVLTDEINKRYEGDKAALLLKKYREAFPPSFQNQQSVESAMVDIDNIEELSDDWPLGMFLYRLQDDESLRFKLYHKDTPLALSAVMPMLENMGLTVIDETPYEVSSERLGDYRILDFDVRYEEADIDVEQIRDNFHKAFAKAWYKQAENDGFNRLILAGGLDWRQVAVLRAYAKYMWQINFTFSQVYIEQTLAQYPEIANSIVELFELKFNPNDEFSQRRYALKKSQLLKEVQEVESLDQDKIINKYIELIEATLRTNFFQPDEDGKDKPYISFKLNPSIITDMPKPVLMYEIFVYSPRVEGVHLRGGKVARGGLRWSDRREDFRTEILGLVKAQQVKNSVIVPVGAKGGFVCKQLPTSDNREAYFAEGVECYKTFIRALLDITDNYVNDKLVHPRDVVVHDEPDAYLVVAADKGTATFSDIANGISEEYGHWLGDAFASGGSNGYDHKAMGITAKGAWESVKQHFREMGVDCQNEDFTVVACGDMSGDVFGNGMLLSKHIRLQVAFNHMHIFVDPNPDAATSYKERERLFNLSRSGWNDYKTDLISKGGGVFERSAKKIDLTPEIQEMLGVKAKSLSPTEFIHAALKMKADLFWNGGIGTYVKSSKESHQQVGDRANDSLRVDGKDMQVKVIGEGGNLGCTQLGRIEYMQHGGRANADFIDNAGGVNCSDNEVNIKILLNGVVSDGALTVKKRNNLLARMTDEVSDIVIEDNYRQTQSISITESRAPAMVKEHMRFIHGLEKSVNLDRKLEFLPTDEELLEREANGRGLTRAELAVLLAYGKIELKDSLCIPEVTENSYFESYLFEYFPKPLRKNYAENMLKHPLKDEIIAMSLANEMVNLMGTNFVFRVIDEVGANIGEVAQCYVMAKETFDLKGLFESIEALDNKIPASEQSKMMFQARRIVRRATRWFVRNRSKDQTIEEVVNFFRKGVAELQKNVHKTLEAKEADGIEKEIKALVERGVPEKLAKQVGYLSTMFSAMDIIELSTQYDLPILNVAEVYYKLGAEIDLHWFLNQIIAQPVSNHWQAFARAAFREELDYQQRNLIEAVLPLTSQYKAADTRIKHFLSDHDDLLSRWREMVSDFKQSSTHEFAKFSVALRELQILVQRSHRLIK